In Geminocystis sp. NIES-3708, a single window of DNA contains:
- a CDS encoding DUF928 domain-containing protein, translated as MFKKQKKNRFYKSTIIIAFVMGFIPLMEIFISSANAIEFPNAPKRESPQSTAAGGRRGGCVRGNLPITPLTPSNDNFIKTISSQPQFFVYIPPTQAKFAQFILREENGKDLDIQEIPITATDQIITINVSNKINLETDKKYVWEISLICNPMFINTSNHTKGMIEKVSLEENINNQLSTNLDNLQRAQILANEGVWQDTLSLVATLKESQPKQWQELLTSVGLDALLDKNLVKSSEN; from the coding sequence ATGTTTAAAAAGCAGAAAAAAAATAGATTTTATAAATCAACAATAATAATAGCTTTTGTTATGGGTTTTATCCCTTTGATGGAGATATTTATTTCTTCGGCAAATGCCATCGAGTTTCCCAATGCTCCTAAAAGAGAATCGCCCCAAAGTACTGCGGCGGGAGGAAGAAGAGGGGGTTGTGTTCGAGGCAATTTACCGATTACTCCTTTAACTCCTAGTAATGATAATTTCATCAAAACTATATCTAGTCAACCACAATTTTTTGTTTACATTCCTCCCACTCAAGCTAAATTTGCTCAATTTATTTTGAGGGAAGAAAACGGCAAAGATTTGGATATTCAGGAAATACCCATAACTGCAACCGATCAAATTATAACGATCAATGTATCGAATAAAATAAATTTAGAAACCGATAAAAAATATGTATGGGAAATATCTTTAATTTGTAATCCCATGTTTATTAACACTAGCAATCATACAAAAGGAATGATTGAAAAAGTTTCTTTAGAAGAAAATATTAACAATCAATTATCAACAAACTTAGACAATCTTCAAAGAGCTCAAATTCTAGCCAATGAAGGAGTTTGGCAAGATACCTTATCTTTGGTAGCCACTTTAAAAGAATCTCAACCTAAACAATGGCAAGAATTATTAACATCCGTAGGATTAGATGCTTTACTAGATAAAAATTTAGTTAAATCTTCTGAAAATTAA
- the lepB gene encoding signal peptidase I, with the protein MTKLTETDLSATSKSNFWIQIKENFSIVFIGLILAILIRVFIAEPRFIPSESMSPTLSVGDRLVVEKVSYYFNQPHDHDIVVFTPPPQLQILGYDANQAFIKRIIAHGGETIAVKKGIVYVNQKPLAEDYIFDPPQYDLETMEVPQGYVFVMGDNRNNSNDSHIWGFLPQENIIGKAIFTFWPLEHLGKIS; encoded by the coding sequence ATGACCAAATTAACCGAAACTGATTTATCTGCTACGTCTAAATCTAATTTTTGGATACAAATAAAAGAAAATTTTAGTATTGTTTTTATAGGCTTAATCTTAGCTATTCTTATTCGAGTTTTTATTGCTGAGCCTCGTTTTATTCCCTCTGAATCTATGTCTCCGACTCTTTCTGTTGGTGATCGTCTTGTGGTAGAAAAAGTTTCCTACTATTTTAATCAACCTCATGATCATGATATAGTTGTTTTTACCCCTCCTCCTCAATTACAAATATTGGGATACGATGCAAATCAAGCATTTATCAAAAGAATTATTGCCCATGGGGGAGAAACCATAGCAGTAAAAAAAGGCATAGTATATGTTAATCAAAAACCCCTTGCAGAAGATTATATTTTTGATCCTCCTCAATATGACTTAGAAACAATGGAAGTGCCTCAAGGATATGTTTTTGTGATGGGTGATAATCGTAATAATTCTAATGACTCTCATATTTGGGGATTTTTACCTCAAGAAAATATTATAGGCAAGGCAATTTTTACTTTTTGGCCTCTTGAACATTTAGGCAAAATTAGTTAA
- the ftsH gene encoding ATP-dependent zinc metalloprotease FtsH codes for MYNYNHKLRKNKAIKNKKIISLMAGSLLLLQTFFTGSSVLAQEKNEQFNFSDLLRSLETGEVKKVSIDPSTNIAYVYLNGENDNKPQKVKLFNQNPELIAKIREKGVDFVVESSAANTAALLNTMQLGILLLLIIGLFLLIKKSASGAAGAMNFGKSRARFQMEAATGVEFKDVAGIEEAKEELQEVVVFLKTPDKFTAVGAKIPRGVLLIGPPGTGKTLLAKAIAGEAQVPFFSISGSEFVEMFVGVGASRVRDLFKKAKENAPCLVFIDEIDAVGRQRGTGIGGGNDEREQTLNQLLTEMDGFEGNTGIIVIAATNRPDVLDSALLRPGRFDRQVMVDYPDLKGRLGILDVHAATKKIAPEVSLDTIAQRTPGFSGADLANLLNEAAILTARRRKEAITMSEIDAAIDRVIAGMEGTPLVDSKCKRLIAYHEIGHAIVGTFTNGHDPVEKVTLIPRGQARGLTWFTPDEEQGLISKTQLFARITGLLGGRAAEDIIFGNDEVTTGAGNDIERVTSLTRQIVTKFGMSELGPLALEGDEQPIFLGNDTVNRSEYSQEIAEKIDLQIQKIVYQCYENAKKIIIDNRPLIDNLVDQLIEKETIEGDVFRQIVANYSKKQPILVKN; via the coding sequence ATGTACAATTATAATCATAAATTACGGAAAAATAAAGCAATTAAAAACAAAAAAATTATCAGTTTAATGGCAGGAAGTTTATTGCTATTACAAACATTTTTTACTGGTAGCAGTGTCTTAGCACAAGAAAAAAATGAGCAATTTAATTTCAGCGATTTACTGAGAAGTCTTGAAACTGGAGAAGTAAAAAAAGTTTCTATTGATCCTTCCACAAATATTGCCTATGTTTATTTGAACGGAGAAAATGATAATAAACCGCAAAAAGTCAAGTTATTTAATCAAAATCCCGAATTAATTGCCAAAATTAGGGAAAAAGGAGTGGATTTTGTCGTAGAATCTTCTGCGGCTAATACGGCGGCTTTATTAAACACCATGCAACTAGGTATTCTTCTTTTATTAATTATTGGTTTATTTCTCCTCATCAAAAAATCTGCTAGTGGTGCGGCAGGGGCGATGAATTTTGGGAAATCAAGGGCAAGATTTCAAATGGAAGCGGCTACAGGAGTTGAATTTAAAGATGTGGCAGGAATTGAGGAAGCTAAAGAAGAATTACAAGAAGTCGTCGTTTTTCTCAAAACCCCCGATAAATTCACCGCCGTTGGTGCTAAAATTCCTAGAGGAGTATTACTAATTGGACCTCCAGGAACAGGTAAAACCCTTTTAGCTAAAGCTATTGCAGGAGAGGCACAAGTTCCTTTTTTTAGCATTTCTGGTTCAGAATTTGTCGAAATGTTTGTGGGAGTTGGTGCTTCCCGTGTTCGTGATTTATTTAAAAAAGCCAAAGAAAACGCCCCTTGTTTAGTCTTTATCGATGAAATTGACGCAGTTGGAAGACAAAGAGGTACAGGTATCGGCGGAGGCAATGATGAAAGAGAGCAAACTCTTAACCAATTATTGACGGAAATGGATGGATTTGAAGGAAATACAGGTATTATCGTCATTGCCGCTACCAATCGCCCTGATGTCTTGGATAGTGCCTTATTACGCCCCGGAAGATTTGATCGTCAAGTGATGGTTGATTATCCTGATTTGAAAGGACGTTTAGGCATTTTAGATGTCCACGCCGCTACTAAAAAAATCGCTCCCGAAGTATCTTTAGACACTATCGCTCAACGTACTCCCGGATTCTCAGGAGCAGATTTAGCGAATTTACTCAACGAAGCGGCTATTTTAACTGCCAGAAGAAGAAAAGAAGCTATCACCATGTCAGAAATTGATGCGGCAATTGATCGAGTTATAGCTGGAATGGAAGGCACTCCTTTAGTCGATAGTAAGTGTAAAAGGTTAATTGCTTATCATGAAATTGGTCACGCAATTGTAGGTACATTTACCAACGGTCATGATCCCGTGGAAAAAGTTACCTTAATCCCTAGAGGACAAGCCAGAGGATTAACTTGGTTTACCCCTGATGAAGAACAAGGTTTAATTTCTAAAACTCAACTATTTGCTCGTATTACAGGTTTATTAGGGGGAAGAGCCGCCGAAGATATTATTTTCGGTAATGATGAAGTAACCACAGGAGCGGGAAATGATATTGAAAGAGTTACATCTTTAACTCGTCAAATAGTTACTAAATTTGGAATGTCAGAATTAGGACCCCTTGCCTTAGAGGGAGACGAACAACCAATATTTTTAGGTAATGACACTGTTAATCGCTCGGAATATTCTCAAGAAATAGCTGAAAAAATTGATTTACAAATTCAAAAAATAGTTTATCAATGTTATGAAAATGCTAAAAAGATAATCATAGATAATCGTCCTTTAATTGATAATTTAGTAGATCAGTTAATCGAAAAAGAAACTATTGAAGGAGATGTTTTTCGTCAAATTGTTGCTAATTATTCTAAGAAACAACCAATTTTAGTTAAGAATTAA
- a CDS encoding FKBP-type peptidyl-prolyl cis-trans isomerase — MKPIIFSMGIVIICAGFLIISLIFNNNGKPEAIADEIGINNVTLTQNMSEKSSLIADASQLKPKGNMDIDLSTAQTSPTGLKYIENIAGEGQTPQRGQKVTVHYTGYLAEEGVKRGKKFDSSLDRNQPFTFTIGIGQVIKGWDEGVANMSVGSKSTLIIPPDLGYGARGAGGAIPPNATLIFDVELLEIK, encoded by the coding sequence ATGAAACCAATTATATTTAGCATGGGAATTGTGATTATCTGTGCAGGATTTTTGATAATTTCCCTTATTTTTAACAACAATGGTAAACCAGAAGCGATCGCTGACGAAATAGGTATAAACAATGTTACACTAACTCAGAATATGTCTGAAAAATCATCTTTAATAGCAGACGCTAGTCAACTTAAACCTAAAGGAAATATGGATATAGATTTATCGACGGCGCAAACTTCTCCTACCGGCTTAAAGTATATTGAAAACATTGCTGGAGAAGGACAAACCCCACAACGAGGACAAAAAGTAACAGTACATTATACAGGTTACTTAGCAGAAGAAGGAGTTAAAAGAGGCAAAAAATTTGATAGTTCTCTTGATCGCAATCAACCTTTTACCTTTACCATTGGTATAGGACAGGTTATTAAAGGATGGGATGAAGGAGTTGCAAATATGAGTGTAGGCTCAAAAAGTACTTTAATTATTCCTCCCGATTTAGGTTATGGTGCTAGAGGTGCAGGAGGTGCAATTCCTCCTAATGCTACTTTGATTTTTGACGTAGAATTATTGGAAATCAAATAA
- a CDS encoding phosphoglycerate kinase, whose protein sequence is MAKKSIASLTQSDLEGKRVLVRVDFNVPMDNGQITDDTRIKAALPTINHLTANGAKVLLCSHMGRPKGQVKDSLRLTPVAKRLGELLGKAVTKFEDCIGDVVSTGVSALANGDVALLENLRFYDEEEANDAEFAKKLASNADLYVNDAFGTAHRAHASTEGVTHYLSPSVAGFLIEKELEFLQSAIEAPKRPLVAIVGGSKVSSKIGVIETLLEKCDKLIIGGGMIFTFYKARGLSVGKSLVEEDKLDLAKALEAKAKEKGVEFLLPTDVILADNFAPDANTQTVDINSIPDGWMGLDIGPDSVKTFQEALADCKTVIWNGPMGVFEFEKFAKGTEAIAHTLAELTGKGAITIIGGGDSVAAVEKVGVAEKMSHISTGGGASLELLEGKVLPGIAALDD, encoded by the coding sequence ATGGCAAAAAAAAGTATTGCAAGTTTAACACAATCTGATTTAGAAGGAAAAAGAGTATTAGTGCGCGTTGATTTTAATGTACCTATGGATAACGGACAAATCACCGATGATACTCGTATTAAAGCAGCTTTACCCACCATCAATCATTTAACAGCTAACGGTGCTAAAGTTTTATTATGTAGCCACATGGGTCGTCCTAAAGGTCAAGTTAAAGATAGTTTACGTTTAACCCCTGTTGCTAAACGTCTTGGGGAGTTATTAGGTAAAGCCGTTACTAAATTTGAGGACTGTATTGGTGATGTTGTTAGTACTGGGGTAAGTGCTTTAGCTAATGGTGATGTTGCTTTATTAGAAAATCTCCGTTTTTATGATGAAGAAGAAGCTAACGATGCTGAATTTGCTAAAAAATTAGCTAGTAACGCCGATTTGTACGTTAATGATGCTTTTGGTACAGCCCACCGTGCCCATGCTTCTACTGAAGGCGTAACCCATTATTTATCTCCTTCTGTTGCTGGTTTTTTGATTGAAAAAGAATTAGAATTTTTACAAAGTGCGATCGAAGCTCCTAAACGTCCTTTAGTAGCTATTGTAGGTGGTTCAAAAGTATCCAGTAAAATCGGTGTTATTGAAACCCTCCTTGAAAAATGTGATAAATTAATCATCGGTGGTGGTATGATTTTCACCTTCTACAAAGCACGTGGTTTAAGTGTTGGTAAATCCTTAGTAGAAGAAGATAAATTAGACTTAGCCAAAGCATTAGAAGCTAAAGCTAAAGAAAAAGGAGTAGAGTTTTTATTACCTACCGATGTCATTTTAGCGGATAATTTTGCCCCCGATGCTAACACCCAAACCGTTGATATTAATAGCATTCCTGATGGTTGGATGGGATTAGATATTGGACCTGATTCCGTTAAAACTTTCCAAGAAGCTTTAGCTGACTGTAAGACAGTAATCTGGAATGGTCCTATGGGTGTATTTGAGTTTGAAAAATTCGCTAAAGGTACAGAAGCGATCGCACATACCTTAGCAGAATTAACAGGCAAAGGTGCAATTACCATTATCGGTGGAGGAGACTCTGTCGCTGCGGTAGAAAAAGTAGGAGTTGCTGAAAAAATGAGTCATATTTCCACTGGTGGCGGTGCAAGTTTAGAGTTACTTGAAGGTAAAGTCTTACCCGGTATCGCTGCTTTAGACGACTAG
- the ahcY gene encoding adenosylhomocysteinase gives MVATPTKLNYDIKDINLADLGRQRIQWAAREMPVLGQITERFAQEKPLAGIRLVACCHVTTETANLAIALQAGGADAVLIASNPLSTQDDVAACLVNDYGIPVFAIKGEDNATYHRHVQTALDHKPNIIIDDGSDVVATLIKERQHQLSDLIGTTEETTTGIVRLEAMYRDGVLTFPAVNVNDAETKHFFDNRYGTGQSTLDGIIRATNVLLAGKNLVVAGYGWCGKGVAMRARGLGSNVIVTEINPVKAIEAAMDGFRVMPMSEAASIGDVFVTVTGNKHIIREEHFAVMKDGAMVCNSGHFDLEIDLETLKSMSREVKEVRNFTQQYLLNNGKSVIVLGEGRLVNLAAAEGHPSAVMDMSFANQALACEYLVKNQGSLQPGIHSIPVEVDQEIARLKLQGMGITIDSLTPAQIEYMNSWTVGT, from the coding sequence ATGGTTGCAACTCCTACCAAATTAAATTACGATATTAAGGATATTAATTTAGCTGACCTTGGTCGCCAAAGAATCCAATGGGCGGCAAGAGAAATGCCTGTTTTAGGACAAATCACCGAACGTTTTGCCCAAGAAAAACCTCTTGCGGGTATTCGTTTAGTGGCTTGTTGTCACGTTACCACTGAAACTGCCAATTTGGCGATCGCCCTTCAAGCTGGTGGTGCGGATGCGGTATTAATTGCTAGTAACCCTCTTTCAACTCAAGATGACGTAGCTGCTTGTTTAGTAAATGACTATGGTATCCCTGTTTTTGCTATTAAGGGCGAAGATAATGCCACTTATCACCGTCATGTACAAACCGCATTAGATCATAAACCTAACATTATCATCGATGATGGTTCGGACGTAGTTGCTACGTTAATTAAAGAAAGACAACACCAATTAAGTGACTTAATCGGTACAACCGAAGAAACCACCACAGGTATCGTTCGTTTAGAAGCGATGTATAGAGATGGTGTATTAACTTTCCCTGCCGTTAACGTCAATGACGCTGAAACAAAACACTTCTTCGATAATCGTTATGGTACAGGACAATCTACCCTTGATGGTATCATCCGTGCAACTAATGTACTTTTAGCAGGTAAAAACCTAGTCGTTGCTGGTTATGGTTGGTGTGGGAAAGGAGTAGCAATGCGTGCTCGTGGTTTAGGCTCAAATGTCATCGTCACCGAAATTAACCCCGTTAAAGCCATTGAAGCAGCGATGGATGGTTTCCGTGTAATGCCCATGAGTGAAGCCGCCAGTATTGGTGATGTGTTTGTAACTGTAACAGGAAATAAACATATTATCCGTGAAGAGCATTTCGCAGTGATGAAAGATGGTGCGATGGTGTGTAACTCTGGTCACTTCGACTTAGAAATTGACTTAGAAACCTTAAAATCCATGTCTCGTGAAGTGAAAGAAGTACGTAACTTTACCCAACAATATTTACTTAATAACGGCAAATCGGTAATTGTCTTAGGTGAAGGGCGTTTAGTTAATTTAGCGGCGGCTGAAGGTCATCCTAGTGCGGTTATGGATATGAGTTTTGCTAACCAAGCCTTAGCCTGTGAATATTTGGTTAAAAATCAAGGCAGTTTACAACCCGGTATTCACTCTATCCCCGTGGAAGTAGATCAAGAAATCGCTCGTTTGAAGTTACAAGGTATGGGTATCACTATTGATTCTCTGACTCCTGCTCAAATTGAGTATATGAATTCTTGGACTGTGGGAACATAA
- a CDS encoding DUF3685 domain-containing protein, translating into MSFTNTNKTEINTILLDDDPIFVLGLKEVLNGEEFKDINVIATGKILDFSSLLKEYNLTLWVVSLDFNQYPDKAQKFLNSLEKLSEQNSNLSLVILVPWGFIGDFSLIPVIKGCCYKGTDVNELVKIVRICASGETYFSINNSSTPSKNIHNWFYNQCQFGLQQIQGEIINIEDYIQGKKLSVGDILYWQGRKRELKLAKWFIRQFTPDYTHFQSNLTLESESQDIGNENDSSINFNNQIVVSNNPNNIYDLTLAKIKGSVKNSTDKLYSTDILKESKKQELLIVILQEWIMTIKNFNSINLEEEELPKKIDILIKDIWQNSTIKFLSRYYNFDENNSYDLVQLVLENSNFFLTQNLSKIPLLEQIILYQVKQKDLIIDNQLYEYDSQSAKDIEETIFDNLLITIANSIMDFTLNKFADNLNIKQNLFTLELKSSRKVAMFRNNLVWAYRQETYWLNPRNIFEDQYQMLKLTYQGIETCMITHPRHEELNVIKGIPLWITISIELRDSLSRGIKSLENTLGKIVVYLLTEVIGKGIGLIGKGILQGIGKRIRN; encoded by the coding sequence ATGTCTTTCACTAATACCAATAAGACCGAAATTAATACAATATTATTAGATGATGATCCGATATTTGTTTTAGGATTAAAAGAAGTTTTGAATGGGGAAGAATTTAAGGATATAAATGTAATAGCGACTGGTAAGATCTTAGATTTTTCGTCTTTATTAAAAGAATATAATCTTACTTTATGGGTGGTATCTTTAGATTTTAATCAATATCCAGATAAAGCTCAAAAATTTCTTAATTCTCTTGAAAAATTAAGTGAACAAAATTCTAACTTATCTTTAGTTATTTTAGTTCCTTGGGGTTTTATAGGTGATTTTTCTCTTATTCCTGTAATTAAAGGATGTTGTTATAAAGGAACTGATGTTAATGAATTGGTAAAAATAGTGAGAATCTGTGCCTCAGGAGAAACTTATTTTTCTATTAATAATTCTTCAACACCATCTAAAAATATTCATAACTGGTTTTATAATCAATGTCAATTTGGTTTACAGCAAATTCAAGGAGAAATAATTAATATTGAAGATTACATTCAAGGGAAAAAATTATCAGTGGGAGATATTTTATACTGGCAAGGAAGAAAAAGAGAATTAAAGTTAGCTAAATGGTTTATACGGCAATTTACTCCTGATTATACTCATTTTCAATCTAACCTTACCTTGGAATCTGAATCACAAGATATTGGTAACGAAAATGATTCATCTATAAATTTTAACAATCAAATTGTTGTAAGTAATAATCCAAATAATATTTATGATTTAACTTTAGCAAAAATTAAAGGCTCAGTTAAAAACTCTACTGATAAATTATATTCTACTGATATACTCAAAGAATCTAAAAAACAAGAGTTATTAATCGTTATTCTACAAGAATGGATAATGACAATTAAAAATTTTAATAGTATTAATTTAGAAGAGGAAGAATTACCAAAGAAAATTGATATTCTTATTAAAGATATTTGGCAAAATTCAACTATTAAATTTTTGAGTAGATATTATAATTTTGATGAAAATAATTCTTATGATTTGGTACAATTGGTTTTAGAAAATTCTAATTTTTTCTTAACTCAAAATTTATCAAAAATTCCCCTTTTAGAACAAATTATTCTTTATCAAGTTAAGCAAAAAGACTTAATAATCGATAATCAACTATATGAATATGATAGCCAATCAGCTAAAGATATTGAAGAAACTATTTTTGATAATTTACTGATCACCATTGCTAATTCGATTATGGATTTCACTTTAAATAAATTTGCTGATAACTTAAATATTAAACAAAATTTATTTACTTTAGAGCTAAAATCTTCTCGAAAAGTAGCCATGTTTCGTAATAATTTAGTCTGGGCATATCGTCAAGAAACATATTGGCTAAATCCTAGAAATATCTTTGAAGATCAATATCAAATGTTAAAATTAACTTATCAGGGCATAGAGACTTGTATGATAACTCATCCTCGTCATGAAGAATTAAATGTTATAAAAGGAATACCTTTATGGATAACCATTTCAATTGAATTAAGAGATAGTCTCTCTAGAGGGATAAAATCTTTAGAAAATACCTTAGGTAAAATTGTTGTTTATTTACTAACAGAAGTTATTGGTAAAGGCATCGGCTTAATTGGTAAAGGTATTTTACAAGGAATAGGTAAAAGAATCAGAAATTGA
- a CDS encoding DUF4336 domain-containing protein — MISTKKEQNWDFWFLLPLYPYQQRPTLKQEIITDTIWTFDQPHGLLYAVVPIRMTVIKLAKGGLLVYCPIAPTQECVNFVRQLENQHGKVKYIIHSTSSGLEHKIFVGPFARFFPAAEVWSAPSQWSFPINLPITWLGFPPRRTKILPLDYRQSPFADEFQYQILDINLSQGSFVEVALLHKATKTLLVTDAVIKIPQHPPKIIELKPFPLLFHARETALDNLEDTTENRLKGWQRICLFALYFRPSAIDTTSVKQLIKEALNAPNRSVSNYFGLYPFRWQRHWQKSFEAIANREIPLVAPILETLILPQAPKEVINWATIISTWNFNQIIPAHFYAPIKATPTQFRQAFSFLENNSSSPQNLYPSGNDQIYQKDSNFIKQLEATLIKLKIAKPPKTKLTKIEIDG, encoded by the coding sequence ATGATAAGTACAAAAAAAGAGCAAAATTGGGATTTTTGGTTTTTATTACCCCTTTATCCTTATCAACAACGCCCTACTTTAAAACAAGAAATTATTACAGATACTATTTGGACATTTGACCAACCTCATGGTTTATTATATGCTGTTGTGCCGATTCGCATGACTGTTATTAAATTGGCGAAAGGAGGATTATTAGTATATTGTCCTATTGCACCTACTCAAGAATGTGTTAACTTTGTTAGACAATTGGAAAATCAACACGGAAAAGTTAAGTACATTATACATTCTACCAGTTCAGGGTTAGAACATAAAATTTTTGTTGGTCCTTTTGCTCGTTTTTTTCCCGCCGCCGAAGTTTGGAGTGCACCTAGTCAGTGGAGTTTTCCCATCAATTTACCTATAACTTGGCTTGGTTTTCCCCCTCGACGTACAAAGATTTTGCCCTTAGATTATCGACAGTCTCCTTTTGCTGATGAATTTCAATATCAAATTTTAGACATTAATTTAAGTCAAGGCTCATTTGTTGAAGTTGCTCTATTACATAAAGCCACAAAAACTTTATTGGTTACTGATGCTGTAATCAAAATACCTCAACATCCTCCTAAAATTATTGAATTAAAACCTTTTCCGTTGCTTTTTCATGCTAGAGAAACTGCTTTAGATAATCTTGAAGATACTACGGAAAATCGTCTCAAAGGTTGGCAAAGAATTTGTTTATTTGCCCTTTATTTTCGTCCTAGTGCTATCGATACTACTTCTGTTAAACAATTAATTAAAGAAGCTCTCAACGCCCCTAATCGTTCTGTTAGTAACTATTTTGGGCTATATCCTTTTCGTTGGCAAAGACATTGGCAAAAATCCTTTGAGGCGATCGCCAATCGAGAAATACCATTAGTTGCGCCAATACTCGAAACTTTAATTTTACCCCAAGCACCAAAAGAAGTAATAAACTGGGCGACAATAATCTCAACATGGAATTTTAATCAAATTATTCCTGCTCATTTTTACGCACCAATAAAAGCGACACCAACACAATTTCGCCAAGCATTTTCTTTTTTAGAAAACAATTCTTCTTCTCCCCAAAATTTATATCCCAGTGGGAATGATCAAATTTATCAAAAAGATAGTAATTTTATTAAACAATTAGAGGCAACGTTAATTAAATTAAAGATAGCAAAACCACCAAAGACTAAGTTAACAAAAATTGAAATTGATGGATAA
- a CDS encoding pentapeptide repeat-containing protein codes for MLKKLARFLVLILVLTTLFIPTKAIAASSSAVTSTFERKDLTGEDFSGQNLQLAEFTNVKLENANLSNTDLRGSVFNGVKAEKINLSGSDLTNGLTYLTNFDNADLTDAIFKEAVMLRSTFNNAQIEGADFTQAVLDNQQIIKLCKYAGGINSKTGASTRQSLGCP; via the coding sequence ATGCTTAAAAAATTAGCCCGTTTTTTAGTTCTAATTTTAGTTCTAACAACTTTATTTATACCCACAAAAGCTATAGCCGCTAGTTCGAGTGCGGTAACATCAACTTTTGAAAGAAAAGACTTAACAGGAGAAGATTTTTCTGGACAAAATTTACAATTAGCAGAGTTTACTAATGTTAAGTTAGAAAATGCAAATTTAAGTAATACTGACTTACGAGGAAGCGTTTTTAACGGTGTGAAAGCAGAAAAAATAAACCTTTCTGGATCTGATTTAACCAATGGTTTAACTTATCTTACTAATTTTGATAATGCCGATTTAACGGATGCTATTTTTAAAGAAGCAGTGATGTTGAGATCGACTTTTAATAATGCTCAAATTGAAGGTGCAGATTTTACTCAGGCAGTGTTAGATAATCAACAAATTATCAAACTTTGTAAATATGCTGGTGGAATAAATTCTAAGACAGGAGCAAGTACTCGTCAATCTCTTGGCTGTCCTTAA